From Candidatus Desulfofervidus auxilii, a single genomic window includes:
- a CDS encoding VanZ family protein: MKGNYWLWLLTIIYALLLFFLSIKSSLPIKNSFSYQDKFFHFLAYFILGILVFKACNRSFSSLSLFQIGLITVFVCTFYGIFNEIAQTFVPNRQPSFFDALANSLGGLLASIWSGKWLLK; the protein is encoded by the coding sequence ATGAAGGGAAATTATTGGTTATGGTTATTAACAATTATTTATGCTTTATTATTGTTTTTTCTTTCTATTAAAAGCAGTTTGCCAATTAAAAACAGTTTTTCTTATCAGGATAAATTTTTTCACTTTCTTGCTTATTTTATCTTAGGTATATTGGTATTTAAAGCTTGCAATCGTAGTTTTAGTTCTCTTTCTCTCTTTCAGATTGGCCTTATTACTGTTTTTGTTTGTACTTTTTATGGCATCTTTAATGAAATTGCTCAAACTTTTGTTCCCAATAGGCAACCTAGTTTTTTTGATGCTTTAGCAAATTCTTTAGGCGGTCTTTTGGCTAGTATTTGGAGTGGAAAATGGCTTTTAAAATGA
- the miaB gene encoding tRNA (N6-isopentenyl adenosine(37)-C2)-methylthiotransferase MiaB, with product MKGKFFIETYGCQMNVHDSEYMATLLEKAGYIETKDVKKADIIIVNTCAVRQKSEEKVYSFLGRLKSLKKRKPDLIIGVGGCVAQKEGEKILKKMPFVDLVFGTHQFYRILEFIEYIKENKKQICFIEFNQIEPPYDLIPFPRDGYGRAYITIIQGCNNFCTYCIVPYVRGRIISRKSEKILQEAKTLVEQGVKEIILLGQNVNAYGQDRPDEISFPELLHSLAKIPGLKRLRFITSHPKDLSLELIKTFKEIDILCEQIHLPVQAGSDRILKKMGRKYTRSDYLKKIEALRKICPNIAITTDIIVGFPGETEDDFKDTLSLLKEVEFDAIFAFKYSDRPPAKAVLFPDKIDEKIKAERLKTVLEIQAPITEAKNKEKEGKVVEVLLDNYSKKDPKQLSGRTRCYRVVNVEAEPKLLGHLVEVKIERALAHSLRGKVVKIID from the coding sequence GTGAAGGGGAAGTTCTTTATTGAAACATATGGTTGTCAGATGAATGTACATGATAGTGAATATATGGCTACTCTTTTAGAAAAAGCTGGTTATATTGAAACTAAAGATGTTAAAAAAGCAGATATTATTATTGTTAATACTTGTGCTGTAAGACAAAAATCAGAAGAAAAAGTATATAGTTTCCTTGGAAGACTTAAGTCTCTTAAAAAAAGGAAACCTGATTTAATCATTGGTGTTGGAGGTTGTGTAGCTCAAAAAGAAGGAGAAAAAATTTTAAAAAAAATGCCTTTTGTAGATCTTGTTTTTGGCACACATCAATTTTATCGTATTTTAGAATTTATTGAGTATATTAAAGAAAATAAAAAACAAATTTGTTTTATAGAATTTAATCAGATTGAACCTCCTTATGATTTAATACCATTTCCAAGAGATGGTTATGGACGTGCCTATATTACTATTATACAGGGTTGCAATAATTTCTGTACTTATTGTATTGTGCCTTATGTACGAGGAAGGATAATCAGCCGCAAAAGTGAAAAAATTTTGCAAGAGGCAAAAACTTTAGTAGAGCAAGGAGTAAAAGAAATTATTTTATTGGGGCAAAATGTGAATGCTTATGGACAAGATAGACCAGATGAAATAAGTTTTCCTGAATTATTACATTCTTTAGCAAAGATTCCTGGATTAAAAAGATTGCGTTTTATTACCTCTCATCCTAAAGATCTTTCTTTAGAACTTATTAAAACATTTAAAGAAATTGATATTTTATGTGAGCAAATTCATTTACCAGTACAAGCAGGTTCGGATCGAATTTTAAAGAAAATGGGGCGAAAATATACTAGAAGTGATTATTTAAAAAAAATTGAGGCATTACGTAAAATTTGTCCTAATATTGCTATTACTACTGATATTATTGTAGGTTTTCCTGGTGAAACAGAAGATGATTTTAAAGATACACTCTCTCTCTTGAAAGAGGTAGAGTTTGATGCTATCTTTGCCTTTAAATATTCAGATAGACCACCGGCTAAAGCAGTGTTATTTCCAGATAAGATAGACGAAAAAATCAAAGCAGAGAGACTCAAAACAGTCCTTGAAATTCAGGCACCTATTACTGAAGCCAAAAATAAAGAAAAGGAAGGTAAAGTAGTTGAAGTGCTTTTAGATAATTATAGTAAAAAGGATCCAAAACAACTTTCTGGTAGAACCAGATGTTATCGTGTAGTTAATGTTGAGGCAGAACCTAAATTATTAGGACATTTAGTGGAGGTAAAAATAGAAAGAGCTTTAGCTCATTCTTTAAGGGGAAAAGTAGTTAAAATAATAGATTAA
- a CDS encoding polysaccharide biosynthesis tyrosine autokinase — protein sequence MSKIYKALKKAEKEKKDSIQIMKIEKFISKEPIKEEKPSEIDDLVIAWKDPESEVAEQFRKLCMKILTNFSDKKVILITSALPLEGKTVVTTNLGVCFAQLPESYVLLIDADLRKPSLHKLLGMQEKKGLSEYLQKKVKISEIFYKTLIPKLSLIPAGKRTKSPAELLSSSLMRNLVTEVKNRYPDRYILIDSTPILLTSEPDILVKQVDGIILVVQYGKTPKNSLERALLSLPREKILGIVFNRVDFKLLKYKYGYSYYRSKDKKKKI from the coding sequence TTGAGTAAAATATATAAAGCTTTAAAAAAAGCAGAAAAAGAGAAAAAAGATTCTATTCAAATTATGAAAATTGAGAAATTTATTTCAAAAGAGCCTATTAAAGAAGAAAAGCCATCTGAAATTGACGACTTAGTTATTGCTTGGAAGGACCCAGAATCAGAAGTTGCTGAACAATTTAGAAAACTTTGTATGAAAATTTTAACAAATTTTTCTGATAAAAAAGTCATTCTTATAACAAGTGCTTTACCTTTAGAAGGAAAAACTGTAGTTACAACTAATTTAGGAGTATGTTTTGCTCAGTTACCAGAAAGTTATGTGCTTTTAATAGATGCAGATTTAAGAAAACCAAGTTTGCATAAGCTTTTAGGAATGCAAGAAAAAAAAGGACTTTCTGAATATCTTCAAAAAAAAGTTAAAATTTCAGAAATTTTTTATAAAACACTAATACCAAAACTTTCTCTTATCCCTGCTGGAAAACGTACAAAGAGTCCAGCTGAACTTCTTTCTTCGTCATTAATGCGTAATTTAGTCACAGAAGTTAAAAATAGATATCCAGATCGCTATATTCTTATTGACTCTACACCTATCTTGCTTACTTCTGAACCAGATATTTTAGTAAAACAAGTAGATGGGATTATCCTTGTAGTTCAATATGGTAAAACTCCAAAAAATTCTTTAGAAAGAGCATTATTGTCCTTGCCTAGAGAAAAGATATTAGGTATTGTATTTAATAGAGTAGATTTCAAATTATTAAAATATAAATACGGTTATTCTTATTACCGATCAAAAGATAAAAAGAAAAAAATATGA
- a CDS encoding bifunctional nuclease family protein, whose translation MLLQMRVFGLTVDPVTNSPIVILKAMDGDDALPIWIGVMEATAIASELEEIKFSRPMTHDLLKNILDTIGAKVERIVVCDLRENTYYALIYLTVGERKYEIDARPSDAIALALRVKAPIFVDEKVLEKSRQAYQVQEGVESEEAKKWTELLENLSPDDFGKYKM comes from the coding sequence ATGTTATTACAAATGCGGGTTTTTGGTTTGACAGTAGATCCTGTAACAAACTCACCTATTGTTATTTTAAAAGCAATGGATGGTGATGATGCCTTACCTATTTGGATTGGTGTAATGGAAGCCACTGCTATTGCCAGTGAATTAGAAGAGATAAAGTTTAGTCGTCCGATGACTCATGATTTATTGAAAAATATTTTAGATACTATTGGAGCTAAAGTAGAACGTATTGTAGTATGCGATTTACGAGAAAATACCTATTATGCCCTCATATACTTAACTGTTGGAGAAAGAAAATATGAAATTGATGCTAGACCTAGTGATGCTATTGCCCTTGCTTTGCGTGTAAAAGCACCTATTTTTGTAGATGAAAAAGTATTAGAAAAATCACGACAGGCTTATCAGGTTCAGGAAGGTGTGGAAAGTGAAGAAGCTAAAAAGTGGACAGAACTTTTGGAAAATCTTTCTCCTGATGATTTTGGAAAATACAAGATGTAA
- a CDS encoding TIGR03960 family B12-binding radical SAM protein: MKDFIPYVKGPSRYLGNEINVIRKDLEKVEVKFALCFPDLYEVGMSHLGLQILYHILNRDPRVAAERVFAPDIDLEEWLRRNRVPLTTLESGIPLKECEIIGFSLQHELCFTNVLNILNLGQIPLYSRQRNENHPLVIGGGPISMNPEPISPFLDGFIVGDGEEAILEIIETYISWKKEGGNKEELLNRLTQIPGFYLPFAFYPRYYLDGSIKEIEELLTGYHKVKRRILKDLNTAPFPTCPIVPYHKPVHDRLSIEVTRGCTHGCRFCQAGFIYRPVRERSPEKVFEIVEKSLKNTGYEEVSLLSLSIGDYQPLKDLLPVLMDRLSNEGIALSLPSLRVGTISSKIMEQISRVRRTGFTFAPEAATQEMRNRINKKINEEELFETAKEVFSRKWPSLKLYFMIGLPGETDEDIKAIAELARQLVKLGKHKLQITVSISTFVPKSHTPFQWERQISLQESREKIKFLRKMAWKYGFRIRWHEPEQSFLEGIFSRGDRRLHEVILRAWLKGARFDSWRDRFRFELWQAAFEDARLNPYFYLVERSKDEILPWAKIDIGVDAEFLWQERLKSQRGEITPDCRYEACQQCGVCDFKEIAPIIYKEKSEIILKEQTFKFNEPHKYRLTFSKLNTARFFGHLELINIFHRAFRRAGLKLVYSKGFHPLPKMSFAVALPVGVESLVEILDIEIYGKYDGKSLLGKINPHLPEGLRITHAIEVPLNASLSPPSAQRFLVDFSAFGLDRKKIEEFQAKKSFIWQVLHNGKVRQVDLKKVVKCLIPKQGEKVEIVLLLPSQGGIKITEAISAIFSLKKEDIPRLQILKVGVEM, from the coding sequence ATGAAGGATTTTATTCCCTATGTAAAAGGACCAAGTCGTTATTTAGGTAATGAAATAAATGTTATACGAAAAGATTTAGAAAAAGTAGAAGTAAAATTTGCTCTCTGTTTTCCTGACCTTTATGAAGTCGGTATGTCTCATTTAGGTTTACAAATACTTTATCATATTCTTAATAGAGATCCACGTGTGGCAGCTGAGCGTGTTTTTGCTCCAGATATTGATTTAGAAGAGTGGTTACGTCGGAATCGAGTACCTCTAACTACACTGGAATCAGGAATTCCTTTAAAAGAGTGTGAAATCATTGGATTTAGCCTTCAACATGAACTTTGTTTTACCAATGTATTGAATATTTTAAACTTAGGACAAATACCTCTTTATTCTCGCCAGCGTAATGAGAATCATCCCTTAGTTATTGGTGGTGGACCTATTAGTATGAATCCAGAACCTATTAGTCCATTTTTAGATGGATTTATTGTTGGTGATGGTGAAGAAGCGATTTTGGAAATAATTGAAACTTATATCTCTTGGAAAAAAGAAGGAGGAAATAAGGAAGAATTATTAAATCGTTTAACTCAAATACCTGGTTTTTATCTGCCCTTCGCCTTTTATCCTCGATATTATTTAGATGGTAGTATCAAAGAAATTGAAGAATTATTAACAGGTTATCATAAAGTAAAAAGACGCATATTAAAAGATTTAAATACAGCCCCATTTCCTACCTGCCCTATAGTGCCTTATCACAAACCTGTTCATGATCGCCTTTCTATTGAAGTTACACGTGGTTGCACTCATGGTTGTCGTTTCTGCCAAGCTGGATTTATTTATAGACCTGTTCGAGAACGCTCACCTGAAAAGGTGTTTGAAATTGTAGAAAAGTCTCTTAAAAATACAGGATATGAAGAAGTCTCTTTGCTCTCTTTAAGTATTGGTGATTATCAACCTTTAAAAGATTTACTACCTGTTTTAATGGATAGATTGAGTAATGAAGGAATAGCACTAAGTTTACCAAGTTTACGTGTAGGTACAATTAGTTCAAAGATAATGGAACAAATTAGCAGAGTGAGACGTACAGGTTTTACGTTTGCACCAGAAGCTGCTACACAAGAGATGCGCAATCGAATAAATAAAAAAATTAATGAAGAAGAGCTTTTTGAAACAGCAAAGGAAGTTTTTTCTAGAAAATGGCCTTCTTTAAAACTTTATTTTATGATTGGCTTACCAGGTGAAACTGATGAAGATATAAAAGCTATTGCAGAACTTGCAAGACAATTAGTAAAATTAGGCAAACATAAACTTCAAATCACTGTAAGTATTTCTACTTTTGTCCCTAAATCTCATACTCCTTTTCAATGGGAACGCCAGATTTCTCTTCAAGAAAGCCGAGAAAAAATAAAATTTTTACGTAAGATGGCTTGGAAATATGGTTTTCGGATAAGATGGCATGAACCAGAACAAAGTTTTTTAGAAGGTATTTTTTCTAGAGGAGATAGGCGTTTACATGAAGTAATACTTAGAGCATGGCTTAAAGGAGCTAGATTTGATAGTTGGCGTGATAGATTTAGATTTGAATTATGGCAAGCAGCTTTTGAAGATGCAAGACTTAATCCTTATTTTTATTTAGTAGAAAGAAGCAAAGATGAAATTTTACCTTGGGCAAAGATTGATATAGGTGTAGATGCAGAATTTTTATGGCAAGAAAGACTTAAAAGCCAGCGAGGAGAAATAACCCCTGATTGTCGTTATGAAGCTTGCCAGCAATGTGGTGTATGTGATTTTAAGGAAATTGCCCCAATAATTTATAAAGAAAAAAGTGAAATTATTTTAAAAGAGCAAACATTTAAATTTAATGAACCACATAAATATCGACTAACTTTTAGTAAACTCAATACAGCCCGTTTTTTTGGTCACTTAGAATTAATAAATATCTTCCATCGTGCCTTTCGTCGAGCTGGATTAAAATTAGTTTATTCAAAAGGATTTCATCCTTTACCAAAAATGAGTTTTGCTGTTGCTTTACCTGTGGGAGTGGAAAGTTTAGTTGAGATATTAGATATAGAAATTTATGGTAAATATGATGGAAAAAGTCTTTTAGGCAAAATCAATCCACATCTTCCTGAAGGTTTACGCATCACTCATGCCATAGAAGTTCCACTTAATGCCTCTTTATCTCCTCCTTCTGCACAGCGATTCCTTGTTGACTTTTCAGCATTTGGCCTGGATAGAAAAAAAATAGAAGAATTCCAAGCAAAAAAGAGTTTCATCTGGCAGGTATTACATAATGGAAAAGTAAGACAAGTTGATTTAAAGAAAGTTGTAAAATGTCTTATACCTAAACAGGGAGAAAAAGTAGAAATTGTTTTACTTCTCCCTTCACAGGGAGGCATTAAAATTACTGAAGCTATAAGTGCAATTTTTTCACTTAAAAAAGAAGATATTCCTAGATTGCAGATCTTAAAAGTAGGAGTAGAAATGTGA
- a CDS encoding nucleotide sugar dehydrogenase has protein sequence MNQEIYLKEKFENKHAKIAIIGLGYVGLPLAVEFAKNGFYILGIEIDKEKVKKINEGISYILDVESEELNLLVKEKKIQATSNYKLVKECDAIIICVPTPLRKTKDPDLSFVMSAVEGISKYLNPPQLIVLESTTYPGTTEEMVKPILEKNNFKVGKDIFLAFSPERVDPGNQKYTTRNIPKIIGGVTPICTKLACSLYNQAIETVIPVSSATVAEMVKLLENTFRSVNIALVNEMALMCDKLGIDVWEVIEAAATKPFGFMPFYPGPGIGGHCIPIDPLYLTWKARMIGFEARLIELATQINSQMPHFVVDKITDALNDYGKSIKNSHIHILGVAYKADVNDVRESPALDIITLLHRKGAILSYSDPYVPKIVLGTITLEAKPLKEVTKADCTVLITNHKAFDYAYIAENAKLIIDTRNAFKKFHNEKIIKL, from the coding sequence ATGAATCAGGAAATTTATTTAAAAGAAAAATTTGAAAATAAACATGCAAAAATAGCTATTATTGGTCTAGGTTATGTTGGATTACCATTAGCAGTAGAATTTGCTAAAAATGGCTTTTATATCCTTGGTATTGAAATAGATAAAGAAAAAGTTAAAAAAATCAACGAAGGAATTTCTTATATTTTAGATGTAGAATCTGAAGAATTAAATCTTTTAGTTAAAGAGAAAAAAATTCAAGCCACTTCAAATTATAAACTTGTTAAAGAATGTGATGCCATTATCATTTGCGTTCCTACCCCTTTACGCAAAACAAAGGACCCAGACCTTTCTTTTGTTATGTCAGCAGTTGAAGGTATAAGCAAATATCTAAATCCACCTCAATTGATAGTTTTAGAAAGCACTACCTATCCTGGCACAACAGAAGAAATGGTAAAACCTATTTTAGAAAAAAACAATTTTAAAGTAGGAAAGGATATTTTTTTAGCATTTTCTCCAGAAAGGGTAGACCCTGGAAATCAAAAATATACCACCAGAAATATTCCAAAAATTATTGGTGGTGTTACACCAATATGTACTAAGCTTGCTTGTAGTCTTTATAATCAAGCAATTGAAACAGTAATACCTGTATCTTCTGCTACAGTAGCAGAAATGGTCAAACTTTTGGAAAATACCTTCCGTAGTGTTAATATTGCCCTTGTTAATGAAATGGCACTTATGTGTGATAAATTAGGAATAGATGTTTGGGAAGTAATAGAAGCTGCAGCAACTAAGCCTTTTGGATTTATGCCATTTTACCCAGGACCAGGAATTGGGGGGCATTGCATTCCTATTGATCCACTTTATCTTACCTGGAAAGCAAGGATGATTGGTTTTGAAGCAAGATTAATAGAATTAGCTACACAAATAAATAGTCAGATGCCACATTTTGTTGTGGATAAAATTACTGATGCCCTTAATGATTATGGTAAAAGTATTAAAAATTCCCATATTCATATTTTAGGCGTTGCTTATAAAGCAGATGTAAATGATGTTCGTGAATCTCCTGCTTTAGATATTATAACATTACTTCATCGTAAAGGTGCTATACTTTCTTATTCTGATCCATATGTACCAAAAATTGTTTTAGGAACAATTACGCTTGAAGCAAAGCCTCTTAAAGAAGTAACTAAAGCAGATTGCACCGTATTAATCACTAATCATAAAGCATTCGATTATGCCTATATTGCTGAAAATGCTAAATTAATAATAGATACAAGAAATGCTTTTAAGAAATTTCATAATGAAAAAATTATTAAACTTTAA
- a CDS encoding TIGR03013 family PEP-CTERM/XrtA system glycosyltransferase, which translates to MIFQIFNFYYPIRNLVFFLIETFSIFSSILIASIIKIEFIDAQVFQWTNVLPKVALITVICILSLYYLDLYDFNKVSEYGELIIRLLQALGISCLTLAAIYFFFPNFIIAEKVFMLSLFFIVSFVLCWRLVYNWVLKTEKLTEKVLILGSDELTDKIITEIKKRKDSAFKIVGILAENSLPKKPYKYQILGKINDILSVTENLCYDRLIIAMKEKRGFLPLKELLEIKLKGTTIQDGVEFYEHLTGKVMVERVHPSYFIFSDGFKTNGIKRRIKRCLDIIFASLGLLLSLPISIITAIAIKLDSPGPVLFKQERVGERGKIFILYKFRSMHIGAEKDKPVWAKEKDPRVTRVGKIIRKLRIDEIPQMFNVLKGDMSFVGPRPERPYFVKQLKKIIPYYIQRHAVKPGITGWAQIRYPYGASVEDALEKLKYDLYYIKNMSILFDLAIVFETSKVVLLRRGAR; encoded by the coding sequence ATGATTTTTCAAATATTCAATTTCTATTATCCTATTAGAAATCTTGTTTTTTTTCTTATTGAAACCTTTTCAATTTTTTCTTCTATTTTAATTGCCTCTATTATTAAAATTGAATTTATTGATGCTCAGGTCTTTCAATGGACAAATGTATTACCAAAAGTAGCACTAATTACAGTTATATGTATTCTTAGTCTTTATTATCTTGATCTTTATGACTTTAATAAAGTAAGTGAATATGGAGAGTTAATCATTAGATTATTGCAAGCATTAGGAATTTCTTGTCTTACTTTGGCTGCTATTTATTTCTTTTTCCCAAACTTTATTATTGCTGAAAAAGTATTCATGCTTAGTTTATTTTTTATTGTAAGCTTTGTCCTTTGTTGGCGTCTTGTCTACAATTGGGTATTGAAAACGGAAAAACTTACCGAAAAGGTATTGATCCTTGGATCTGATGAGTTGACAGACAAAATTATAACTGAAATAAAAAAAAGAAAAGACAGTGCTTTTAAAATTGTAGGCATCCTTGCTGAAAACTCTCTTCCAAAGAAACCATATAAATATCAAATATTAGGGAAAATAAATGACATTCTTTCTGTAACTGAAAATCTTTGCTATGATCGACTTATTATAGCTATGAAGGAAAAAAGAGGATTTTTACCTCTTAAAGAACTCTTAGAAATTAAATTAAAAGGCACTACTATTCAAGATGGTGTAGAGTTTTATGAACATCTTACAGGAAAGGTAATGGTAGAAAGAGTCCATCCAAGTTATTTTATTTTCTCTGATGGATTTAAAACCAATGGGATAAAAAGAAGAATAAAAAGGTGTTTAGATATTATTTTTGCCTCTTTAGGTCTTCTCCTTTCTCTACCTATCTCCATAATCACAGCTATTGCTATTAAACTAGACAGTCCAGGTCCTGTGCTTTTTAAACAAGAACGTGTAGGAGAAAGAGGAAAAATATTTATACTTTATAAATTTCGTTCTATGCATATTGGAGCAGAAAAAGACAAACCTGTTTGGGCAAAAGAAAAAGATCCAAGAGTAACACGAGTAGGTAAAATTATTCGTAAATTGAGAATTGATGAAATCCCTCAAATGTTTAATGTACTTAAAGGAGATATGAGTTTTGTTGGCCCTCGTCCAGAAAGACCATATTTTGTTAAACAATTGAAAAAAATAATTCCTTATTATATTCAAAGACATGCTGTAAAACCTGGCATTACTGGGTGGGCACAAATTAGATATCCTTATGGTGCTTCAGTTGAAGATGCTTTAGAGAAGTTAAAATATGACTTGTATTATATCAAGAATATGTCCATTCTTTTTGATTTAGCCATTGTCTTTGAAACTTCAAAAGTTGTTTTGTTAAGGAGAGGAGCAAGATGA
- a CDS encoding SDR family oxidoreductase, which translates to MSNVLVTGGAGFIGSHLVEVLLKKGYKVRVIDNFITGKKENLAFIQSLDIPSEQIEIIEGDIREIETCRKVMEDIDYVLHQAALPSVPRSIEDPFTTNEINIKGTLNLLWAAKEKGIKRFIYASSSSVYGDQPISPKTETLIPQPLSPYAGSKLAGEYYCSIFYHVYGLETVSLRYFNVFGPRQDPNSPYAAVIPKFITAFLQDKSPEIYGDGEQTRDFTYVLDVVTANILAMKTPGIGGEVFNIAYGQSTSINQLAGIIKDILQTKIEPIHVAPRPGDIRHSLASIEKAKKQLNYFPKWELEEGLKKTIEYYLTLTK; encoded by the coding sequence ATGTCTAATGTTTTAGTTACAGGTGGTGCAGGATTTATTGGCTCGCATTTAGTGGAAGTATTATTAAAAAAAGGATATAAAGTTAGAGTAATAGATAATTTTATTACTGGAAAAAAAGAAAATTTAGCATTTATCCAAAGCTTAGATATTCCTTCTGAACAAATTGAAATTATTGAAGGAGATATTCGAGAAATAGAAACTTGCAGAAAAGTAATGGAAGATATAGATTATGTTTTACATCAAGCAGCCTTACCTTCAGTACCCCGTTCAATAGAAGATCCATTTACTACTAATGAAATTAACATCAAAGGAACTCTCAATTTGCTTTGGGCTGCTAAAGAAAAAGGAATAAAACGATTTATCTATGCAAGTTCCTCTTCAGTTTATGGTGACCAGCCAATCTCTCCTAAAACAGAAACGCTTATCCCTCAACCTCTTTCTCCTTATGCTGGTTCTAAACTAGCAGGTGAATATTATTGTTCTATATTTTATCATGTTTATGGTTTAGAAACTGTATCTTTAAGATATTTTAATGTTTTTGGCCCTCGTCAGGATCCAAATTCCCCTTATGCAGCTGTTATTCCAAAATTTATTACAGCTTTTTTACAAGATAAATCTCCTGAAATATACGGTGATGGTGAACAAACAAGGGATTTTACTTATGTATTAGATGTTGTAACAGCCAATATTTTGGCAATGAAAACACCTGGTATTGGAGGAGAAGTTTTTAATATTGCTTATGGACAAAGTACAAGCATCAATCAATTAGCAGGGATTATAAAAGATATTTTACAAACAAAAATTGAACCAATTCATGTCGCTCCTCGTCCTGGAGATATACGTCATTCTTTAGCAAGTATAGAAAAAGCAAAAAAACAGCTAAATTATTTTCCTAAGTGGGAATTAGAAGAAGGTCTTAAAAAAACCATTGAATATTACTTAACCTTGACAAAGTAA
- a CDS encoding histidinol phosphate phosphatase domain-containing protein, giving the protein MIDLHTHSIFSDGELIPFELCRRLEVMDYGAVAITDHVDSSNLEIVIKSLLKAASLWNAHSSLKLIPGVELTHVPPKLIASLTKKARTLGAKIIVVHGETLVEPVAPGTNRAALEADIDILAHPGLISEEEVILAKERDICLEISGRKGHCFSNGHVAKLAKKIGAKIVINSDGHAPSDFLNFEMAKKITLGAGLDEKDFEESIKNAWNILKKRGVL; this is encoded by the coding sequence ATGATTGATTTACATACCCATTCTATTTTCAGTGATGGTGAGCTTATACCATTTGAATTATGTCGACGTCTTGAAGTAATGGATTATGGTGCGGTAGCTATCACTGATCATGTAGATAGTTCAAATTTAGAAATTGTTATTAAATCTTTATTAAAAGCTGCCTCTTTATGGAATGCCCATTCTTCATTAAAACTTATTCCTGGAGTTGAATTAACTCATGTTCCACCAAAACTTATTGCTTCATTAACAAAAAAAGCAAGAACATTAGGAGCAAAGATTATTGTTGTTCATGGCGAAACATTAGTTGAGCCAGTAGCTCCTGGTACTAATCGAGCTGCCCTTGAAGCAGACATAGATATTCTTGCTCACCCAGGTCTTATCAGTGAAGAAGAAGTAATATTAGCAAAAGAAAGAGATATTTGTTTAGAAATTTCTGGTAGAAAAGGACATTGTTTTTCTAATGGTCATGTAGCTAAACTAGCAAAAAAAATAGGGGCAAAAATAGTGATAAATTCAGACGGACATGCTCCTTCTGATTTTTTAAATTTTGAAATGGCAAAGAAGATTACTTTAGGAGCAGGTTTAGATGAAAAAGACTTTGAAGAATCTATCAAAAATGCTTGGAATATACTGAAAAAAAGAGGTGTTTTATGA